The DNA region TCGCGCCCGTAACGTTCGCCGAGCTTCCGGGCTGGGAAGCCGACGATCACGTAGCGGCTTTTCGCGCTTTTCTGCGCTCCGCACGCATTCTCGTTCACGCGCCAGGCACAGCTTCGGGACAGACGAAGACGGCCGACGCATTGTTGATCGATGTGGCGAAGCGTGCGCTCTCCGCCGATGTCGCTGACGCCGCAGCCGCCCGCGCGTTTTTCGAAGCCCATTTCGTACCCCATCGCGTCGTGCACAACGGCGCGGAAGGGCTGCTGACCGGCTATTACGAGCCGGTGCTGGCCGGCTCCCGCCAGCCAAAGAGCCCGTTCTGCAATCCCGTCTACCGTCGTCCGGCCGACCTCGTGAACCTCGTGCGCGAGGAGGAGCGCGGTGCGCTCGCCGGCGGTCTGACGCACGCACGCAAGACCGCAACCGGTGTCGAGCCCTATGCCACGCGCGCTGAGATCGAGAACGGCGCGCTGGCGGGCCAGGGCCTGGAGCTGATCTGGCTCGCAGATGCGGTCGATACCTTCTTCCTGCACGTGCAGGGTTCGGGCCGCGTCCGCTTTCCGGACGGCAGCACCATCCGCATCACCTACGATGGCAAGAACGGCCACCCATACACGTCGATCGGCCGCGTGCTGATCGACGCTGGACATTTCACGCCGGACGAGATGACGCTGGACGTCCTCAAAACTTGGCTGTCTGCCGATCCGGCGCGCGGGCGCGCGATTATGCAGGAGAACCGCTCGTTCGTATTCTTCCGCGAGCTCGAGAACGAAGACGACGGCCCGCTGGGCGCGTTCGAGATTCCGCTCTCGGAGGGGCGCAGCCTCGCCGTCGACACGGCCTTTCACGCCCTTGGAACGCCGATTTACGTTAGTGCGCCCCAGTTGAAGCCGTGGGGCGGTCAGAAGCCGTTCGCGCGCCTGATGATCGCGCAAGACGTAGGGTCCGCTATTCGCGGCCCGGAGCGCGGCGATCTTTATTTCGGCTCGGGCGACGAGGCGGGTCGCCGCGCCGGCGCGACCAAGCACGCGGGCCGCTTCTTCGCTCTTCTGCCGCGCACGGGGATTACGTCGTGAGCAAACCGCCCCATCCACCGGGGCGTAAGCGCCACTTGAGCCAGGAGGATGAGGCGCTGTGGGAACACACGGCCTCGACGCTAAAGCCGCTCAAGACGAAAAAAACACGCCACCATCCAGGGCTCGCCGAGATCGACGCAGCCCCGCCCTTCAAGCCCAAGTCAAAGTCCGCGGCAAAAGCCGAGCCTAAACCGGCAGAGCGCGCCGCCGCCGCGCCGCCTCGAGAGCCGACACGCCAGAATACCGCCCCCGATCTTGCCGACTTCGACCGCAAGGCCGCGCGCAAGCTGCGCCAGGGACAGATCGAGATCGAGGCCCGCATCGACCTTCACGGCATGCGCCAGCACGAGGCGCACGCCGCTCTACGGCGCTTCCTGCTCTCCTGCTTTGGACGCGGTTTGCG from Hyphomicrobium sp. CS1GBMeth3 includes:
- a CDS encoding Smr/MutS family protein, yielding MSKPPHPPGRKRHLSQEDEALWEHTASTLKPLKTKKTRHHPGLAEIDAAPPFKPKSKSAAKAEPKPAERAAAAPPREPTRQNTAPDLADFDRKAARKLRQGQIEIEARIDLHGMRQHEAHAALRRFLLSCFGRGLRWVLVITGKGGPRSRDEHDFGRSERGVLRKNVPMWLAEPELRAIVVSFTTAAISHGGEGALYIQLRNPVRTRS
- a CDS encoding MltA domain-containing protein, with amino-acid sequence MARLEVEFAPVTFAELPGWEADDHVAAFRAFLRSARILVHAPGTASGQTKTADALLIDVAKRALSADVADAAAARAFFEAHFVPHRVVHNGAEGLLTGYYEPVLAGSRQPKSPFCNPVYRRPADLVNLVREEERGALAGGLTHARKTATGVEPYATRAEIENGALAGQGLELIWLADAVDTFFLHVQGSGRVRFPDGSTIRITYDGKNGHPYTSIGRVLIDAGHFTPDEMTLDVLKTWLSADPARGRAIMQENRSFVFFRELENEDDGPLGAFEIPLSEGRSLAVDTAFHALGTPIYVSAPQLKPWGGQKPFARLMIAQDVGSAIRGPERGDLYFGSGDEAGRRAGATKHAGRFFALLPRTGITS